A genomic stretch from Caulobacter sp. FWC2 includes:
- a CDS encoding DUF6065 family protein — protein sequence MELECYPTENRPPDIVPGRPQRAWMDHFADRHPYRCLPLTMANTTGWDILCPVGFSMSWDGGAHQECIKFQPDHPYPGFTDFVKSHFTRGVVTFHTGYLFRTPPGWSLMTMGPPNHIKDGIQPLAGVIETDWLPFPFTMNWMFTRPGTVRFEKGETFCFIMPIQDKPMEAFQPVIRSMNSNADLRRQYDVWAEKRSEFNKLIFKRDPEATKEAWQRFYFKGEYPEEINAEAPSHHVNKRRMKAPKVGA from the coding sequence ATGGAACTGGAGTGCTATCCCACCGAGAACCGTCCGCCGGATATCGTGCCGGGCCGCCCGCAGCGGGCGTGGATGGATCATTTCGCCGACCGCCACCCCTATCGCTGCCTGCCGCTGACCATGGCCAACACCACCGGCTGGGACATCCTCTGCCCGGTCGGCTTCTCGATGAGCTGGGACGGCGGGGCGCACCAGGAGTGCATCAAGTTCCAGCCCGACCATCCGTATCCGGGCTTCACCGACTTCGTGAAGTCGCACTTCACCCGGGGCGTGGTGACCTTCCACACCGGCTATCTGTTCCGCACGCCGCCGGGCTGGTCGCTGATGACCATGGGGCCGCCCAATCACATCAAGGACGGCATCCAGCCGCTGGCCGGCGTGATCGAGACCGACTGGCTGCCCTTCCCCTTCACGATGAACTGGATGTTCACGCGGCCGGGCACGGTGCGGTTCGAGAAGGGCGAGACCTTCTGCTTCATCATGCCGATCCAGGACAAGCCGATGGAGGCTTTCCAGCCGGTGATCCGCTCGATGAACTCCAACGCGGATTTGCGTCGCCAGTACGACGTCTGGGCCGAGAAGCGCAGCGAGTTCAACAAGCTGATCTTCAAGCGCGACCCGGAGGCCACCAAAGAGGCCTGGCAGCGCTTCTACTTCAAGGGCGAGTACCCGGAAGAGATCAACGCCGAGGCCCCCAGCCACCACGTCAACAAGCGGCGGATGAAGGCCCCGAAGGTAGGGGCCTAA
- a CDS encoding prolyl-tRNA synthetase associated domain-containing protein → MKTRTDLFAFFDAHGVKHSTLDHPPVFRVEEGLEIKAALPGGHTKNLFLKDAKGQLWLISALGETTIDLKRLHTVIGSGRLSFGPEAMMIETLGVTPGSVTAFGLINDTERRVRFVLDKALADSDPVNFHPLSNDATTAVSQADFRKFLAVLGIAPMIVDFEAMQVVD, encoded by the coding sequence ATGAAGACCCGAACCGACCTCTTCGCCTTCTTCGACGCGCACGGCGTGAAGCACTCGACCCTTGACCACCCGCCGGTGTTCCGCGTCGAGGAGGGGCTGGAGATCAAGGCCGCCCTGCCGGGCGGACACACCAAGAACCTGTTCCTCAAGGACGCCAAGGGCCAGCTGTGGCTGATCTCGGCCCTGGGCGAGACCACGATCGACCTCAAGCGCCTGCACACGGTGATCGGCTCGGGCCGGCTGTCGTTCGGCCCCGAGGCGATGATGATCGAGACCCTGGGCGTGACGCCGGGCTCGGTCACCGCCTTCGGCCTGATCAACGACACCGAGCGGCGGGTGCGTTTCGTGCTGGACAAGGCCCTGGCCGACAGCGACCCGGTGAACTTCCACCCCTTAAGCAACGACGCCACCACGGCGGTGTCGCAGGCCGACTTCCGCAAGTTCCTGGCGGTGCTGGGGATCGCGCCGATGATCGTGGATTTTGAGGCGATGCAGGTAGTGGACTAG
- a CDS encoding co-chaperone YbbN, whose protein sequence is MLIGEKPATSTTSEHIKDGTDASFMADVIEASKTQPVIVDFWATWCGPCRQLTPALEKVVNAAKGAVKLVKIDVDANPGFAGQLRVQSIPTVYAFVDGRPVDAFQGALPESQVKAFVEKLGGAGGPSAIDDLIALGKESLEIGDIGGAAQAFAQALQTDPENIKALGGIARAYLLGGDMEGAAEVVAMAPADAKDPDLDAARAALALAQDAPSETAAFEQRLAADPDDHEARLELAKALAGTGRLQEAADHLLAIIARDRAWNDDAARKQLLTVFEAAGPTSEVAKQGRRKLSSILFS, encoded by the coding sequence ATGCTGATCGGCGAGAAGCCCGCGACCTCCACCACGAGCGAGCACATCAAGGACGGTACGGACGCCAGCTTCATGGCCGACGTGATCGAGGCCTCCAAGACCCAGCCGGTCATAGTCGACTTCTGGGCCACATGGTGCGGCCCGTGCCGCCAGCTGACGCCCGCGCTCGAAAAGGTCGTCAACGCCGCCAAGGGCGCGGTGAAGCTGGTCAAGATCGATGTCGACGCCAATCCGGGCTTCGCCGGCCAGCTGCGCGTGCAGTCCATCCCGACGGTCTACGCTTTCGTGGATGGGCGTCCGGTTGACGCGTTCCAGGGCGCCCTGCCCGAGAGCCAGGTCAAGGCCTTCGTCGAGAAGCTGGGCGGCGCGGGCGGCCCCAGCGCCATCGACGACCTGATCGCGCTGGGCAAGGAATCGTTGGAGATCGGCGACATCGGCGGCGCGGCCCAGGCCTTCGCCCAGGCCCTGCAGACCGATCCCGAGAACATCAAGGCCCTGGGCGGCATAGCGCGCGCCTATCTGCTGGGCGGCGACATGGAAGGCGCGGCCGAGGTCGTGGCCATGGCCCCCGCCGACGCCAAGGACCCGGACCTGGACGCCGCCCGCGCCGCCCTGGCGCTGGCCCAGGACGCGCCGTCCGAGACCGCCGCCTTCGAACAGCGGCTGGCCGCCGATCCCGACGACCACGAGGCCCGCCTGGAGCTGGCCAAGGCCCTGGCCGGGACCGGGCGGCTGCAGGAGGCGGCCGACCACCTTCTGGCCATCATCGCCCGCGACCGTGCCTGGAACGACGATGCGGCCCGCAAGCAGCTGCTGACGGTGTTCGAGGCCGCCGGACCGACCTCCGAGGTCGCCAAGCAAGGACGGCGGAAGCTGTCGTCGATCCTGTTCAGCTAA
- a CDS encoding LON peptidase substrate-binding domain-containing protein, which produces MQGNYRKLGDLPLVIPVFPLDGVLLLPGGHLPLNIFEPRYLNMLDDAMSGERIIGMVQTRPPPAGQTEDPHRPMLAPVGCAGRVTSFAETSDGRYLVTLTGVCRFRTGDELPVRTPYRQIRADFAPYESDLREDQSGARTAADIDRLLGALRRYLDHRGLAIDWTDAESAPSDALINSLAMALPFDPMEKQALLEAETIFERKATLTTLLEIDAASGDDDEPHSIQ; this is translated from the coding sequence ATGCAGGGGAACTACCGAAAGCTCGGTGACCTTCCGCTGGTGATCCCGGTGTTCCCGCTGGACGGGGTCCTGCTGCTGCCCGGCGGGCATTTGCCGCTGAACATCTTCGAACCGCGCTATCTGAACATGCTGGACGACGCCATGTCGGGCGAGCGGATCATCGGCATGGTCCAGACCCGTCCGCCGCCCGCCGGCCAGACCGAGGACCCGCATCGGCCCATGCTGGCCCCCGTCGGCTGCGCCGGCCGGGTGACCAGCTTCGCCGAGACCAGCGATGGCCGCTACCTGGTCACCCTGACCGGCGTCTGCCGATTCAGGACTGGCGACGAACTGCCGGTGCGCACCCCCTATCGCCAGATCCGCGCCGATTTCGCGCCTTATGAATCCGACCTGCGCGAGGACCAGAGCGGCGCCCGCACCGCCGCCGACATCGACCGCCTGCTGGGCGCCCTGCGCCGCTATCTCGACCACCGGGGCCTGGCCATCGACTGGACCGACGCCGAGAGCGCGCCGTCCGACGCCCTGATCAACAGCCTGGCCATGGCCCTGCCCTTCGACCCGATGGAAAAGCAGGCCCTGCTGGAGGCCGAGACGATCTTCGAACGCAAGGCGACCCTGACGACGCTGCTGGAGATCGATGCGGCCTCGGGCGACGATGACGAACCGCACTCTATTCAATAG
- a CDS encoding Trm112 family protein, whose translation MTQDAPAPPSSNSGIDVDPRLLEVLVCPVTRGTLEYDRAKGELISRSAKLAYPIRDGVPIMLPEEARELSE comes from the coding sequence ATGACCCAAGACGCCCCCGCCCCCCCTTCTTCGAATTCTGGCATCGACGTCGACCCGCGCCTGCTGGAAGTGCTGGTGTGCCCCGTGACTCGCGGCACGCTGGAATATGATCGCGCCAAGGGCGAACTGATCAGCCGCTCGGCCAAGCTAGCCTATCCGATCCGCGACGGCGTGCCGATCATGCTGCCGGAAGAGGCGCGGGAGCTGAGCGAGTAG
- a CDS encoding UbiH/UbiF/VisC/COQ6 family ubiquinone biosynthesis hydroxylase encodes MRASVHDADVIIAGAGMAGSTLALALASGGLRPLLVDPQPFEAQLAPTFDGRSSAIAYSSFRQWRAIGAGKALAPHAQRIEQILVTDGRTPGAAARKPSPAFLRFDSSEISGRIDGEPLGYLIENRQIRAALSQAVIDKGIPVIAPMAAKALTVEAGGAKLTLSDGRVLSAPLAVSAEGRGSVLRRAAGIGEIGWGYGQSGVVCTVRMERPHEGVAHEYFLPSGPFAILPLTDNRASLVWTESTARGEALRNASPEAFHAHLMRRFGEFLGAVTIEGPTFVYPLSLLLAERMTAPRLALIGDAAHGVHPIAGQGLNLGLKDAAALAEVLVEAVRNGEDIGAEAVLERFARWRRFDTVTNALAFDAFVRIFSNDNPLMRVARGAGMALVNRIAPARRFFMHEAGGGVGDLPKLLRGVSL; translated from the coding sequence ATGCGCGCTTCCGTCCACGATGCTGACGTCATCATCGCCGGCGCCGGCATGGCCGGCTCCACCCTGGCTCTTGCCTTGGCCTCGGGTGGCCTCCGGCCACTCTTGGTCGACCCCCAGCCGTTCGAGGCCCAGCTGGCTCCGACCTTCGACGGGCGTAGCTCGGCGATCGCCTATTCCAGCTTCCGCCAGTGGCGCGCGATCGGGGCGGGCAAGGCCCTGGCCCCCCACGCCCAGCGCATCGAGCAGATCCTGGTCACGGACGGCCGCACGCCCGGCGCGGCGGCCCGCAAGCCCTCGCCGGCCTTCCTGCGGTTCGACAGCAGCGAGATCTCCGGCCGCATCGACGGCGAGCCGCTGGGCTATCTGATCGAGAACCGCCAGATCCGCGCGGCCCTGTCCCAGGCCGTGATCGACAAGGGCATCCCCGTCATCGCGCCGATGGCGGCCAAGGCCCTGACGGTCGAGGCGGGGGGCGCGAAACTGACCCTGTCGGACGGCCGCGTGCTGTCGGCCCCGCTGGCGGTCAGCGCCGAGGGGCGCGGTTCGGTCCTGCGCCGGGCGGCCGGTATCGGCGAGATCGGCTGGGGCTATGGCCAGTCCGGCGTCGTCTGCACCGTGCGCATGGAGCGCCCGCACGAGGGCGTGGCGCACGAATATTTCCTGCCCAGCGGCCCGTTCGCCATCCTGCCGCTGACCGACAACCGCGCCAGCCTGGTCTGGACCGAGAGCACGGCGCGCGGCGAGGCCCTGCGCAACGCCTCGCCGGAGGCGTTCCACGCCCACCTGATGCGCCGGTTCGGCGAGTTCCTGGGTGCGGTGACGATCGAGGGGCCGACCTTCGTCTATCCGCTGTCGCTGCTGCTGGCCGAGCGAATGACCGCCCCGCGCCTGGCCCTGATCGGCGACGCCGCCCATGGCGTGCACCCGATCGCGGGGCAGGGCTTGAACCTGGGCCTGAAGGACGCCGCAGCTCTGGCGGAAGTGCTGGTCGAGGCGGTGCGCAATGGCGAGGACATCGGCGCCGAGGCGGTGCTGGAGCGCTTCGCCCGCTGGCGCCGGTTCGACACGGTGACCAACGCCCTGGCCTTCGACGCCTTCGTGCGGATCTTCTCGAACGACAATCCGCTGATGCGCGTCGCGCGTGGGGCGGGGATGGCGTTGGTCAATCGGATCGCGCCGGCGCGTCGGTTCTTCATGCACGAGGCCGGCGGCGGCGTGGGCGATCTGCCGAAGCTGCTGCGGGGCGTGAGTCTTTAA
- a CDS encoding MarC family protein — protein MTEAKLAVNFFVALFALIDPIGNVPLFAAATLGAAAAGRRMVAVYIGLFVAAFLIFFFFTGVGLLAFFGISMPAFRIAGGVILFILGLDMLRDDFTTMFADAAEGIEGQSARVYAQKRFERLIVPFAMPLLIGPGAISTVIIYAAEAKPFGWAGLGLGVAVISAVSLVMVAVFWASPLISKALGRIGMSIVVRVLGLILCALAVQFVLIGVGDATRGLVRQDAKAPYADAK, from the coding sequence ATGACCGAGGCCAAACTCGCCGTCAACTTCTTCGTCGCTCTGTTCGCCCTGATCGACCCGATCGGGAACGTGCCGCTGTTCGCCGCCGCCACCCTGGGCGCGGCCGCGGCGGGCCGGCGGATGGTGGCCGTCTATATCGGCCTGTTCGTCGCCGCCTTCCTGATCTTCTTCTTCTTCACGGGCGTGGGGCTGCTGGCCTTCTTCGGAATCTCGATGCCGGCCTTCCGCATCGCCGGCGGCGTCATCCTGTTCATTCTGGGCCTGGACATGCTGCGCGACGACTTCACCACCATGTTCGCCGACGCGGCCGAGGGCATCGAGGGGCAGTCGGCGCGGGTCTACGCCCAGAAGCGCTTCGAGCGGCTGATCGTGCCGTTCGCCATGCCGCTGCTGATCGGTCCGGGCGCGATCTCGACCGTGATCATCTACGCCGCCGAGGCCAAGCCGTTCGGCTGGGCGGGCCTGGGCCTGGGCGTGGCGGTGATCTCGGCGGTGTCGCTGGTGATGGTGGCGGTGTTCTGGGCCTCGCCGCTGATCAGCAAGGCCTTGGGCCGGATCGGCATGAGCATCGTGGTGCGGGTCCTGGGCCTCATCCTCTGCGCCCTGGCGGTGCAGTTCGTGCTGATCGGCGTGGGCGACGCCACGCGCGGCCTGGTCCGCCAGGACGCCAAGGCCCCCTACGCGGACGCTAAGTAG
- the pyrF gene encoding orotidine-5'-phosphate decarboxylase has translation MTADPRLIVPLDLPTVDDARDMVQRLGDAVSFYKIGLELLASDGMALAHELKASGKSIFLDWKLHDIGATVERSARVLAHSGCDLLTVHAEPQVMTAAVKARGDSSLKILAVTVLTSLTDADLIEMGYAFGARDLVERRVRQAVECGVDGIVSSPHEAALAREIANAAGRPDFLIVTPGVRPFWSAKNDQARAATPEAAIRAGASHLVCGRPITAANDPREAALKVVAEISGL, from the coding sequence ATGACCGCCGATCCGCGCCTGATCGTTCCGCTGGACCTGCCCACCGTCGACGACGCCCGCGACATGGTCCAGCGCCTGGGCGACGCGGTGTCGTTCTACAAGATCGGCCTGGAGCTGCTGGCCAGCGACGGCATGGCCCTGGCCCACGAGCTGAAGGCCTCGGGCAAGTCGATCTTCCTCGATTGGAAACTGCACGACATCGGCGCGACCGTGGAGCGCTCGGCGCGCGTCCTGGCCCACAGCGGCTGCGACCTGCTGACCGTCCACGCCGAGCCGCAGGTGATGACCGCCGCCGTCAAGGCGCGCGGCGACTCGAGCCTGAAGATCCTGGCGGTGACGGTGCTGACCAGCCTGACCGACGCCGACCTCATCGAGATGGGCTACGCCTTCGGGGCCCGCGACCTGGTCGAGCGCCGGGTGCGCCAGGCGGTCGAATGCGGGGTCGACGGCATCGTCTCCAGCCCCCACGAAGCCGCCCTGGCCCGCGAGATCGCCAACGCGGCCGGGCGCCCGGACTTCCTGATCGTCACCCCCGGCGTGCGCCCCTTCTGGTCGGCCAAGAACGACCAGGCCCGCGCCGCCACGCCCGAGGCCGCCATCCGCGCCGGCGCCAGCCACCTGGTCTGCGGCCGCCCGATCACCGCCGCCAACGACCCGCGCGAGGCGGCGCTGAAGGTGGTGGCGGAGATCAGCGGGTTGTGA
- a CDS encoding low molecular weight protein tyrosine phosphatase family protein yields the protein MNVLFVCSQNKLRSPTAEQVFAKWPGIEVSSAGLDDTCGNPVTPEDLEWANLVLVMEHAHRNKLSRRFKPHLKNARVIVLGIPDDYEFMDPELVRILEAKVPPFLRR from the coding sequence GTGAACGTCCTCTTCGTCTGCAGCCAGAACAAGCTGCGCAGCCCGACGGCCGAGCAGGTGTTCGCCAAATGGCCGGGGATCGAGGTCAGCTCCGCCGGCCTCGACGACACCTGCGGCAATCCGGTGACGCCCGAGGACCTGGAATGGGCCAACCTCGTGCTGGTCATGGAGCATGCGCATCGCAACAAGCTGTCACGCCGCTTCAAGCCCCACCTGAAGAATGCCCGCGTGATCGTGCTGGGTATCCCCGACGACTACGAATTCATGGATCCTGAACTGGTGCGGATCCTGGAGGCCAAGGTCCCGCCGTTCCTGCGGCGCTAG
- the ggt gene encoding gamma-glutamyltransferase — MIAKFLATALLLFAPPALAKPAKAVPALTAGAVASPDRYGALAAEEILKAGGNAVDAAVATGFALAVTYPEAGNLGGGGFMTLYVNGKPYFLDYRETAPAAASADMYLGKDGEPVEGLSLYGNLAAGTPGTVRGLAMAHKRFGKLPWARVLAPAIRYAREGFEVNAQFAGMLTGEVPPPFAKTNFRAYFGPRQAGTMFKQPELAATLERIAKGGDKAFYEGKTADLIVAQMGRGSVKGLITKADLAGYKAVWRAPVTAKWRGYDVITAPPPSSGGVALMQMLLMKQDLAPKFKGVGLNDPQYIHLLAEIEKRVYADRAEYLGDPDFVKVPVSNLIDPAYVARRAREVDPDKPSPTKAVVPGLEKPQTTHFSIVDKWGNAVSNTYTLNGWFGSGVVVEGAGFLLNDEMDDFSAKPGAPNMFGVVGGSANAIAPHKRPLSSMTPTILVKDGKPAMVIGTPGGSRIFTWVFQVLANVYDYDLTLKAAQKAPRFHHQLLPENVIFYEPSAPPSAALKTALEARGYTWVEDFSGDMEAIQVVGRTPVPEADPRARGVALVVK; from the coding sequence ATGATCGCCAAGTTCCTCGCGACCGCCCTGCTGCTGTTCGCGCCCCCCGCTCTCGCCAAGCCGGCCAAGGCGGTTCCGGCGCTTACCGCCGGGGCCGTGGCCTCGCCGGACCGCTATGGGGCGCTGGCGGCGGAGGAGATCCTGAAAGCCGGCGGCAATGCGGTCGACGCGGCGGTGGCGACGGGCTTTGCCCTGGCCGTCACCTATCCCGAGGCCGGCAACCTGGGCGGCGGCGGGTTCATGACGCTGTACGTTAACGGCAAGCCCTACTTCCTCGACTACCGCGAGACGGCCCCGGCGGCGGCCTCGGCCGACATGTACCTGGGCAAGGACGGCGAGCCAGTGGAGGGCCTGTCGCTGTACGGCAACCTCGCGGCCGGCACGCCGGGCACGGTGCGGGGCCTGGCCATGGCCCACAAGCGCTTCGGCAAGCTGCCCTGGGCGCGGGTCCTGGCCCCGGCCATCCGCTACGCCCGCGAGGGTTTCGAAGTGAACGCCCAGTTCGCCGGCATGCTGACGGGCGAGGTTCCGCCGCCGTTCGCCAAGACCAACTTCCGCGCCTATTTCGGTCCCCGGCAGGCCGGGACGATGTTCAAGCAGCCGGAGCTGGCCGCCACGCTGGAGCGGATCGCCAAGGGCGGCGACAAGGCGTTCTATGAGGGCAAGACCGCCGACCTGATCGTCGCCCAGATGGGGCGCGGTTCGGTGAAAGGCCTGATCACCAAGGCCGACCTCGCGGGCTACAAGGCCGTCTGGCGCGCGCCGGTCACCGCCAAGTGGCGCGGCTACGACGTCATCACCGCCCCGCCGCCCAGCTCGGGAGGCGTCGCCCTGATGCAGATGCTGCTGATGAAGCAGGATCTGGCGCCGAAGTTCAAAGGCGTGGGCCTCAATGATCCGCAGTACATCCACCTGCTGGCGGAGATCGAAAAGCGGGTCTATGCCGACCGCGCGGAATATCTGGGCGACCCCGACTTCGTGAAGGTCCCGGTCTCCAACCTGATCGACCCCGCCTATGTCGCCCGGCGCGCGCGCGAGGTCGATCCGGACAAGCCCTCGCCGACCAAGGCGGTGGTCCCGGGCCTGGAGAAGCCGCAGACCACCCACTTCTCGATCGTCGACAAGTGGGGCAACGCCGTCTCCAACACCTATACGCTGAACGGCTGGTTCGGCTCGGGCGTGGTGGTCGAGGGGGCGGGCTTCCTGCTCAACGACGAGATGGACGACTTCTCGGCCAAGCCCGGCGCGCCCAACATGTTCGGCGTGGTCGGCGGGTCGGCCAACGCCATCGCGCCCCACAAGCGGCCCCTGTCATCCATGACGCCCACGATCCTGGTCAAGGACGGCAAGCCGGCCATGGTCATCGGCACGCCGGGCGGCTCGCGGATCTTCACCTGGGTGTTCCAGGTTCTGGCCAATGTCTACGACTACGATCTGACCTTGAAGGCGGCCCAGAAAGCCCCGCGCTTCCACCATCAGCTGCTGCCGGAGAACGTGATCTTCTACGAGCCCTCGGCCCCGCCCTCCGCCGCCCTCAAGACGGCGCTGGAGGCGCGCGGCTACACGTGGGTCGAGGACTTCAGCGGCGACATGGAGGCGATCCAGGTGGTGGGTCGCACGCCCGTGCCGGAGGCGGATCCGCGGGCGCGCGGCGTGGCGCTGGTGGTGAAATAG
- a CDS encoding DUF1801 domain-containing protein, with product MKSTRPEDVGVPASILIDRAIAALPDWRGQTLARLRALILDADPDVVEDWKWGKPVWSHDGLICTGEVYKAVVKTTFAHGAALDDPTKLFNSSLEGNVRRAIDFPQGAEIPAEAFKTLFREAVAFNVAKAKAKPKKKT from the coding sequence GTGAAGAGCACCCGCCCCGAGGACGTCGGCGTTCCCGCCTCCATCCTGATCGACCGCGCCATCGCCGCGCTACCCGACTGGCGCGGCCAGACCCTGGCCCGTCTGCGCGCCCTGATCCTGGACGCCGATCCGGACGTGGTCGAGGACTGGAAGTGGGGCAAGCCGGTCTGGTCGCACGACGGCCTGATCTGCACCGGCGAGGTCTACAAGGCCGTGGTCAAGACGACCTTCGCCCACGGCGCGGCGCTGGACGACCCGACCAAGCTGTTCAATTCCAGCCTGGAAGGCAATGTCCGCCGCGCCATCGACTTTCCGCAAGGCGCCGAGATCCCGGCCGAGGCTTTCAAGACGCTGTTCCGCGAGGCCGTGGCCTTCAACGTGGCCAAGGCCAAGGCCAAGCCGAAGAAGAAGACGTGA